Proteins encoded by one window of Sulfurospirillum barnesii SES-3:
- a CDS encoding sigma-54-dependent transcriptional regulator has product MKIAIIDDQQEIRYSVAKILQRYNHTPFQFNGEEFELSLMLEAQGVELLIVDVMLGGSFTGIDLIKQFKKAKLNLPVILMTAYTTPSNMIEASKIGIKDILQKPFDETELLKLVEKYVHVTPKKKSESIALKQGDEAFVGSYETMKEIYKKIGIAANNDLCVLVYGETGTGKELIANLIHTNSERNAHAFIAVNCASIPKDLFESQLFGHEKGSFTSADKQHIGYAEQTGEGTLFLDEIGELDSELQSKLLRFLETKKFRRIGGSKEITFEGRIISATNAKLKELSQQKLFREDLYFRLSMLTITMPTLQERKHDIPILCEHFIAKANHDLKTSIAGISQEVLALFRDHAWRGNIRELRNTIYSACLNANDEIIRREDIQEWEAHHDLPNTNLEDYCRHFLETHGIERVVELKEKMQKTFLHVSFSLYPNITQLSTLLDISRNTLKKQLKEFGIYETEEEK; this is encoded by the coding sequence ATGAAAATTGCTATTATTGATGACCAACAAGAGATTCGCTACTCGGTGGCAAAAATTTTACAGCGTTACAATCACACCCCTTTTCAATTTAATGGAGAAGAGTTTGAACTCTCCTTAATGCTTGAAGCACAGGGTGTGGAGCTTTTAATTGTGGATGTGATGTTAGGGGGAAGTTTTACAGGAATAGACTTAATTAAGCAGTTTAAAAAAGCAAAACTAAACCTTCCTGTGATTCTTATGACCGCATACACCACCCCTAGCAATATGATAGAAGCCTCTAAAATAGGGATTAAAGATATTTTGCAAAAACCCTTTGATGAGACCGAACTGTTGAAATTGGTTGAAAAATACGTCCACGTTACACCTAAAAAAAAGAGTGAGTCTATTGCTTTAAAGCAAGGAGATGAGGCTTTTGTGGGCTCTTATGAAACCATGAAAGAAATTTATAAAAAAATAGGCATTGCGGCTAATAATGATTTGTGTGTGTTGGTTTATGGTGAAACAGGAACAGGCAAAGAGTTAATTGCCAATTTAATTCATACCAATTCAGAGCGAAATGCCCATGCGTTTATTGCGGTGAATTGTGCTTCCATTCCTAAAGATTTGTTTGAGAGCCAGCTCTTTGGGCACGAGAAAGGCTCGTTTACCAGTGCGGATAAACAGCACATTGGGTACGCCGAGCAAACAGGGGAGGGAACCTTGTTTTTGGATGAGATAGGGGAACTTGACAGTGAGCTTCAAAGTAAGTTATTGCGCTTTTTAGAAACGAAAAAATTTAGGCGTATTGGTGGCTCAAAAGAGATTACGTTTGAGGGAAGAATTATTAGTGCGACCAATGCAAAACTCAAAGAGTTAAGTCAGCAAAAACTCTTTCGTGAAGACCTTTACTTTCGTCTCTCCATGCTCACCATCACCATGCCAACGCTTCAAGAACGTAAGCATGATATTCCTATTTTGTGCGAGCATTTTATTGCCAAGGCAAATCATGACCTTAAAACGTCTATTGCGGGTATCTCCCAAGAGGTGTTGGCGCTTTTTCGAGACCATGCGTGGCGGGGAAATATTAGAGAGCTTCGTAACACCATTTACAGTGCGTGTTTAAATGCGAACGATGAAATAATTCGGCGTGAAGATATTCAAGAGTGGGAAGCGCATCACGATTTGCCCAACACAAATTTGGAAGATTATTGTCGACATTTTTTAGAGACTCATGGGATTGAGCGTGTGGTTGAATTGAAAGAGAAGATGCAAAAAACCTTTTTACATGTAAGCTTTTCGCTCTACCCAAATATTACGCAACTCTCAACGCTACTGGATATTTCACGCAATACTCTGAAAAAACAGCTCAAAGAGTTTGGCATTTATGAAACTGAAGAAGAGAAGTAA
- a CDS encoding arsenate reductase ArsC yields the protein MKKVLILCTGNSCRSIIAEALVNAKLEGIEAQSAGVKATGKVNAYAKKVLEEEGIWRDSYHSKTLDEVLHVNFDLVVTVCDHAHETCPMFPRPIPKIHVGFSDPDGKDYGAFILTCKAIEAELLPIIKEKLS from the coding sequence ATGAAAAAAGTTCTGATTTTATGTACGGGAAACAGTTGCCGAAGCATTATCGCAGAAGCGTTGGTCAATGCTAAATTAGAAGGGATTGAGGCGCAAAGTGCTGGAGTAAAAGCGACGGGCAAGGTCAATGCATATGCGAAAAAGGTTTTAGAAGAGGAAGGCATTTGGAGGGATTCATACCATTCCAAAACGCTGGATGAGGTTTTACATGTAAACTTTGATTTGGTCGTGACCGTGTGCGATCATGCCCATGAAACCTGCCCGATGTTTCCTCGTCCCATTCCTAAAATTCATGTGGGGTTTTCAGACCCAGATGGAAAAGATTATGGGGCGTTTATTCTTACATGTAAAGCGATAGAAGCGGAACTTTTACCGATTATCAAAGAAAAACTTTCATGA
- a CDS encoding sensor histidine kinase produces MNKLLGYLFSLSVHIKLATLIFWVVVAISTVSVMINIDIQKNHTNQIIDELIKTNISSNQAFVSDFILTHNQWELYKFLKSLCLSSMIEEAGFIDNENMIVAHTNTKAYRLGDLFQNQDYTKVPFVQDGVAFGTFVLKVKNQTFFGMLKESLLAHVLLLMFSLLSLIIAGVFVGRLLGRLDLLAHNAQAMIEKRWDAVVVYQGRENDEITHLIQTTTQLMHELKDSIEKEEKNARIAHSLIILGEISSSFAHEVKNLLQPLKLLISPTHIPDAEDMPIIHGALKRIDHQVVDFLALAKPADFKYEKSLHVKPLVEEVLALLQSSFGLKHVSIESKVDEDFRVKMGANGIEIIVMNLLTNALEAAYELSTIELSWKRSQRAGYSLLCVKNRGESMDEKTKANLFKPFYTTKKEGSGLGLFSIYKIVYLSEGYIEFESEHEQTTFCLYIPCEEVS; encoded by the coding sequence ATGAATAAGCTCTTAGGGTATCTTTTTTCACTCTCTGTTCACATTAAATTAGCCACACTGATTTTTTGGGTGGTGGTTGCCATATCGACGGTATCGGTTATGATTAACATCGATATTCAAAAAAACCATACCAACCAAATCATTGATGAGTTGATTAAGACCAATATTAGCTCCAATCAAGCTTTTGTGAGTGATTTTATTTTAACCCACAATCAATGGGAGCTTTACAAATTTTTAAAATCACTCTGTTTAAGCAGTATGATAGAAGAGGCAGGGTTTATAGACAATGAAAATATGATAGTTGCCCATACCAATACGAAAGCGTACAGGTTAGGCGATTTGTTTCAAAATCAAGATTACACCAAAGTGCCCTTTGTTCAAGATGGTGTTGCTTTTGGGACATTTGTTTTAAAGGTGAAGAACCAAACCTTTTTTGGGATGCTTAAAGAGAGTTTGTTAGCACATGTGTTATTATTGATGTTTTCCCTTTTGTCATTAATTATTGCGGGTGTTTTTGTGGGAAGGCTTTTGGGACGACTCGATTTGTTGGCACATAATGCTCAAGCGATGATTGAAAAGCGTTGGGATGCTGTTGTGGTGTATCAAGGAAGAGAGAATGATGAAATTACACATCTGATTCAAACGACTACGCAGTTGATGCACGAATTAAAAGATTCGATTGAGAAAGAGGAAAAAAATGCTCGCATTGCGCACTCGTTGATTATTTTAGGAGAAATTAGTTCTTCATTTGCGCACGAGGTTAAAAATTTGCTCCAGCCTTTAAAGCTTCTGATTTCACCAACACATATTCCCGATGCAGAAGATATGCCTATTATTCATGGGGCATTAAAGCGCATTGACCATCAGGTGGTTGACTTTCTCGCTTTAGCAAAACCTGCTGATTTTAAGTATGAAAAATCTTTACATGTAAAGCCTCTTGTGGAAGAGGTTTTGGCGTTACTGCAAAGCTCTTTTGGTCTTAAGCATGTGAGCATTGAGAGTAAAGTGGATGAGGATTTTAGGGTAAAAATGGGAGCAAATGGCATTGAGATTATTGTGATGAACCTACTAACCAATGCCCTTGAAGCGGCGTATGAATTAAGTACCATAGAACTCTCGTGGAAGCGTTCCCAAAGGGCTGGATATTCGCTTTTGTGTGTGAAAAATCGTGGTGAAAGTATGGACGAAAAAACCAAAGCCAATTTGTTTAAACCTTTTTATACTACCAAAAAAGAGGGGTCTGGGTTAGGGTTATTTAGTATTTATAAAATTGTGTATCTCTCAGAAGGATATATTGAGTTTGAGAGCGAACATGAGCAAACAACCTTTTGTTTGTATATTCCGTGTGAAGAGGTTTCATGA
- the nrfD gene encoding NrfD/PsrC family molybdoenzyme membrane anchor subunit, translating to MDLLWDVRVSLDLFLGGLGVGAFLVGAVLYYMDAKIYESMIKKAFIITPILVIAGLLLLLTELGRPLNVIKTIYAINPTSFMSIGIFLQSAFVAVGLLIAFSILTKGVESVCAKFVYIGAVLAGLVGLYHGLLLTGISIEPWNNAIPVIFFISSILAGSSLVFLLNLSELDTLLQKFKIPVIINMILTLELAAIFAWVYNLALTTASSKHAYDVLMGSFGLEFWGLSIIVGLLIPLALLTMVILGKTTLKAVALPTFATMVIGSFFLKNLVVYLGQAV from the coding sequence ATGGATTTACTCTGGGATGTTCGGGTTTCACTCGACTTGTTCTTAGGTGGGTTAGGGGTAGGTGCCTTCTTAGTCGGGGCTGTTTTGTACTACATGGATGCCAAAATCTATGAGAGTATGATTAAAAAAGCGTTTATTATTACGCCTATTTTAGTGATTGCAGGTTTATTACTGCTCTTAACAGAACTTGGTCGACCGCTGAATGTCATTAAGACAATCTATGCGATCAACCCTACCTCGTTTATGTCGATTGGTATCTTTTTACAAAGTGCGTTTGTGGCAGTTGGGCTACTCATCGCATTTAGTATTCTCACCAAAGGGGTAGAGAGCGTTTGTGCTAAATTTGTCTATATAGGAGCTGTTTTGGCTGGTTTGGTTGGTCTGTATCATGGTCTTTTGCTTACAGGTATTAGCATCGAGCCTTGGAACAACGCCATTCCTGTTATTTTCTTTATCTCCTCTATTCTTGCAGGTTCTTCATTGGTGTTTCTTCTCAATCTCTCAGAGCTTGATACCCTGCTTCAAAAGTTCAAAATTCCTGTCATTATCAACATGATTTTAACACTTGAACTTGCAGCCATTTTTGCATGGGTCTACAACCTAGCGCTTACAACCGCATCGTCCAAACATGCCTATGATGTCTTAATGGGAAGCTTTGGATTAGAGTTTTGGGGACTGAGCATTATCGTTGGGCTGTTGATTCCTTTGGCGCTTTTAACAATGGTTATTTTAGGGAAAACAACCCTAAAAGCAGTGGCTCTTCCAACCTTTGCAACGATGGTAATCGGAAGTTTCTTCCTCAAAAACCTTGTTGTTTATCTTGGTCAAGCGGTATAA
- a CDS encoding arsenate reductase (azurin) large subunit, producing MALTLNDRLPIPHKNAEVKNVTCEFCIVGCGYKSYKWPLGTEGTYKDNALGIDLSQQQPTYGEWCSERMYNTITDRDGKKYNLMVIPDTQCVVNVGQNSVRGGMMGVSTFNAASPTKDRLKEPQIFRGGMLMETSWEEAISVIAKVYKKIIDNDGADEISHKTFDHGGGGGGFENTWGTGKLFHTAIGTASASIHNRPAYNSEVHSSREMGVGELNSSYYDTSLSDTMVVIGCNPYECQTNLFNIHMQANLDGSTLEAKKKEFDKGESVSNGKIIFIDPRRTASITNAIAIAGKENVLHLQIKPAQDITLMNALVSYIIEQGWEAKEFIKNHTENFDAMYKVNKVSLEYASALTNISVSDIKKAAEWIAKPKPSGHRPRNAIYYEKGIIWGIKNYENVASIVNLALLTHSVGRVGTGVCRAGGHQEGYTRPEYHGPSRQNLAVIDTDIIEGKYLVYSIWGTNPFGQSIATQRLRNAVSKRSQIVKDAINGYHGNNLDELCDIIYNACKSGGLFVVDVDIYPTQSSERAHIVLPAATTMEMNLTSMSGERRMRLSEKVMDAPGTAKPDCLIAADIANALKAEYLKSGNKTMAKRFEGFEWKSEEDAFMDGFAGQGAKMASQGGATGTLATYKLLREAGNNGVQLPIVKVENGKLLGTRLNYTDGKFGTKSGRATFLPTPQPAMPKQVAKQVKRYKYWVNTGRINEVWQSNYHTGRLEFTAKRWPMAPLEIHPSDAKELGVMSGDIVQLNNDYGATRAIAIVTDAVRKGEVFGAFGFQNSIINDLCTDYVDPDTKIPFYKGTAANIVKVGRSEGLIKDMTFLERA from the coding sequence ATGGCACTTACTTTAAACGACAGACTCCCCATTCCGCATAAAAATGCTGAAGTCAAAAATGTTACCTGTGAATTTTGTATTGTCGGGTGTGGCTATAAGTCTTATAAATGGCCTCTTGGCACAGAGGGAACCTACAAAGACAATGCCCTTGGCATCGATCTTTCACAACAACAACCCACCTACGGTGAGTGGTGCAGTGAACGCATGTACAACACCATTACCGATAGGGATGGCAAAAAATACAACCTGATGGTTATTCCTGATACACAATGTGTGGTCAATGTCGGACAAAACTCCGTACGTGGCGGTATGATGGGCGTTTCAACATTCAACGCAGCCAGCCCAACCAAAGACAGACTCAAAGAGCCTCAAATCTTCCGTGGTGGCATGCTCATGGAAACTTCATGGGAAGAAGCCATCAGCGTGATAGCCAAAGTCTATAAAAAAATCATCGATAACGACGGTGCCGATGAGATTTCGCATAAAACCTTTGACCACGGTGGTGGCGGCGGTGGCTTTGAAAACACATGGGGTACTGGTAAGCTCTTTCACACCGCTATAGGCACGGCGTCAGCTTCCATTCACAATCGCCCTGCGTATAACTCAGAAGTGCATTCAAGCCGTGAAATGGGTGTTGGTGAGCTTAACAGCAGCTATTATGACACGAGTCTCTCCGATACGATGGTGGTCATTGGGTGTAATCCTTACGAGTGTCAAACGAACCTTTTTAACATTCACATGCAAGCCAATCTCGATGGCAGTACGCTAGAAGCTAAAAAGAAAGAGTTTGACAAAGGCGAGAGCGTATCTAATGGCAAAATTATCTTCATTGACCCAAGACGCACGGCATCCATCACCAACGCCATTGCGATTGCAGGCAAAGAGAATGTGCTTCATCTCCAGATCAAACCCGCTCAAGATATTACATTGATGAATGCCCTTGTGAGTTACATCATCGAGCAAGGCTGGGAGGCTAAAGAGTTCATCAAAAACCATACAGAGAACTTTGATGCAATGTACAAGGTCAATAAAGTCTCCCTTGAATACGCTTCTGCACTGACAAACATTAGCGTCTCTGACATCAAAAAAGCGGCCGAATGGATCGCAAAGCCAAAACCAAGCGGACACCGCCCTCGCAATGCGATTTACTATGAAAAAGGCATCATTTGGGGAATTAAAAACTACGAAAATGTCGCTTCCATTGTCAATTTAGCACTGCTAACGCACAGCGTGGGACGTGTGGGAACGGGCGTGTGCCGCGCAGGCGGTCACCAAGAGGGTTACACAAGACCCGAGTATCACGGGCCAAGCCGTCAAAACCTTGCCGTCATCGACACGGACATCATTGAGGGAAAATACCTTGTCTATTCCATCTGGGGAACCAATCCGTTTGGGCAGTCCATTGCGACACAACGCCTTAGAAATGCGGTAAGTAAACGCAGTCAAATCGTCAAAGATGCGATTAACGGGTATCATGGAAACAACCTTGATGAACTCTGCGATATTATCTACAACGCATGTAAATCAGGCGGTCTTTTTGTGGTCGATGTGGACATTTACCCAACGCAATCAAGCGAGCGAGCGCACATTGTCTTGCCTGCCGCGACAACGATGGAGATGAACCTCACTTCCATGAGTGGTGAGCGAAGAATGCGTCTGTCTGAAAAAGTGATGGATGCACCAGGTACTGCTAAGCCTGATTGTCTCATTGCCGCAGACATCGCTAATGCACTCAAAGCGGAGTACCTAAAATCTGGCAATAAAACCATGGCAAAACGCTTTGAAGGCTTTGAGTGGAAGAGCGAAGAGGACGCCTTTATGGACGGTTTTGCAGGTCAAGGTGCTAAGATGGCAAGTCAAGGAGGCGCAACGGGGACGCTTGCAACCTATAAGCTTTTAAGAGAAGCAGGCAATAACGGTGTGCAACTCCCTATCGTCAAAGTCGAAAATGGCAAGCTTTTAGGCACACGTCTTAACTACACCGATGGCAAGTTTGGCACCAAATCAGGTCGAGCAACGTTCTTACCCACACCCCAACCTGCCATGCCAAAACAGGTCGCAAAACAGGTCAAACGCTACAAATACTGGGTCAATACAGGGCGTATCAACGAAGTATGGCAGTCAAACTACCACACAGGTCGTCTTGAATTTACCGCCAAACGCTGGCCAATGGCTCCGCTTGAGATTCACCCCAGTGATGCTAAAGAGCTAGGTGTGATGAGTGGCGATATTGTCCAACTGAATAACGACTATGGCGCCACACGAGCGATTGCGATTGTCACCGATGCCGTACGTAAAGGCGAAGTCTTTGGCGCTTTTGGGTTCCAAAACTCCATCATCAACGACCTCTGCACCGATTATGTCGATCCTGACACCAAAATTCCTTTCTACAAAGGAACAGCTGCCAACATCGTTAAAGTAGGACGAAGCGAAGGACTCATTAAAGATATGACGTTCTTAGAGCGTGCTTAA
- a CDS encoding arsenate reductase (azurin) small subunit, translating to MVSLEKRHNRREFLKFSALSLGAVVATPSLMASNKTPFEMSVYGGYTKHKIGSLAQLKKAGELDFSYPDENALCKAVYVNNEVKAYSIICTHKGCPTVYNKEKALFECPCHFTKYDAKKEGQMIIGHATGALPRVLLEISGDDIFAIGMDGLIFGRINNNVG from the coding sequence ATGGTAAGCCTAGAGAAAAGACACAACAGACGAGAATTTTTAAAATTCTCTGCCCTAAGCTTAGGTGCGGTAGTTGCGACACCATCGCTTATGGCTAGCAATAAAACCCCTTTTGAGATGTCCGTGTATGGAGGCTACACAAAACATAAAATAGGCTCTTTAGCACAGCTCAAAAAAGCGGGTGAACTTGATTTTTCATACCCTGATGAAAACGCTTTGTGTAAAGCGGTCTATGTGAACAATGAAGTCAAAGCCTACAGCATTATCTGCACCCACAAAGGGTGTCCAACCGTTTATAACAAAGAAAAAGCACTGTTTGAATGCCCCTGTCATTTCACCAAATATGACGCAAAAAAAGAGGGACAAATGATTATTGGTCACGCAACAGGGGCCCTTCCTCGTGTGCTTTTAGAGATCAGTGGTGATGACATCTTTGCCATTGGTATGGATGGGCTTATCTTTGGTCGCATTAACAATAACGTAGGTTAA
- a CDS encoding thioredoxin family protein: MKYKQVMVVLVLLLFAGCTLEEKSSVALPSEGLAATAYEKIVPIIGKEAVLLEFGSTTCASCVEMGKILRKIKEEDPQSHVYFIEVYDDKMAMKNYGIQMIPTQIYLNSKGEETDRHMGVASYEQLRSKLKAEKIIQ, translated from the coding sequence ATGAAATATAAACAAGTGATGGTCGTTTTAGTACTTCTTTTATTTGCAGGGTGTACGTTGGAAGAAAAATCAAGCGTAGCCCTTCCTAGCGAAGGTTTGGCTGCAACGGCGTATGAGAAAATTGTTCCTATCATTGGGAAAGAAGCCGTGCTTTTGGAGTTTGGCTCTACCACGTGTGCATCGTGCGTGGAGATGGGAAAGATTTTGCGTAAAATAAAAGAGGAAGACCCCCAAAGTCATGTCTATTTTATTGAAGTGTATGATGACAAAATGGCAATGAAAAATTACGGTATACAGATGATTCCCACACAAATTTACCTCAATTCCAAAGGCGAAGAGACAGATAGGCATATGGGTGTGGCGAGTTATGAGCAGTTACGCTCAAAGCTTAAAGCGGAGAAAATTATTCAGTAG
- the phnD gene encoding phosphate/phosphite/phosphonate ABC transporter substrate-binding protein → MQNIQFLTTAFQKYTIGFLLLLLPFSLCAKEKIVLGLTGTVFKDDLKNFMDWEKYLEHKIGDFDVQIHFTKTYSGMNQLIKEQKVDIAYVCNSSYTKLDKEGTGKLLAIPIFDGSDTYYSYIITKKENPYTSILDFKGKLFAFTDPQSNSGAIAPSYYLLTQGLSPKTFFKSFIYTYEHGESIKAVIDGFVDGASVDSIVYTRFAQKHPKSIEQLKVIQILGPYTNSPIVARTALPQKDFLKLQEAFVTMHLDPYGKSILEKLSLERFDLPSNQDFSNVTKMLETIESMQ, encoded by the coding sequence ATGCAAAACATTCAATTTTTGACCACTGCCTTTCAAAAATATACCATTGGATTTTTACTGCTGTTGTTACCCTTTTCTTTATGTGCCAAAGAAAAAATCGTCTTAGGGCTCACAGGAACTGTGTTTAAAGATGACCTCAAAAATTTTATGGATTGGGAAAAATATTTGGAACACAAAATTGGTGATTTTGACGTACAAATACATTTTACAAAAACCTATTCGGGAATGAACCAGCTCATTAAAGAGCAAAAAGTTGATATTGCCTATGTGTGCAACTCTAGCTATACTAAATTGGATAAAGAGGGGACGGGTAAACTCTTAGCCATTCCTATTTTTGATGGAAGTGATACCTATTACTCCTACATTATTACAAAAAAAGAGAATCCATACACGTCCATTTTAGATTTTAAAGGTAAGCTTTTTGCCTTTACCGATCCTCAGAGTAATTCAGGTGCAATTGCTCCTAGTTATTACCTATTAACACAAGGGCTTAGTCCAAAAACATTTTTCAAATCTTTTATCTATACGTATGAGCATGGAGAGTCGATTAAAGCGGTCATTGATGGGTTTGTCGATGGGGCAAGTGTGGACAGCATTGTGTATACACGTTTTGCTCAAAAACATCCAAAGAGCATTGAGCAGTTAAAGGTGATTCAAATTTTAGGACCCTATACCAATTCGCCTATTGTCGCACGCACGGCTTTGCCTCAAAAAGATTTTCTCAAGCTTCAAGAGGCTTTTGTCACCATGCATTTAGACCCTTATGGAAAGAGTATTTTGGAAAAACTCTCTTTAGAGCGTTTTGACTTACCCTCCAATCAAGATTTTTCAAATGTAACGAAAATGTTAGAAACGATTGAAAGTATGCAATGA
- a CDS encoding cytochrome c biogenesis CcdA family protein yields MNVEQMLVEMTSQFGIWAIVASFGIGLLTSLAPCSIITLPLLAGSALGLSMDLSAKQKKVFIYQYSFLFVLGLVISFSLLMLFVSKMGMMLSFAPFWAYLLASLATFVVVAYALGWIQGFDKDKVARKFLKFKLLGAIIIGLIFGLVSTPCASAPLVAIITIASQSGWVYSYALVLAFALGHGMLLLVAGTSLGFTQSVVSSRKINKVSRVINGFFVVVLVGIGVYFLYQSYRVF; encoded by the coding sequence ATGAATGTAGAGCAGATGCTCGTTGAAATGACTTCGCAGTTTGGAATATGGGCGATTGTTGCTTCCTTTGGCATCGGTCTTTTGACTTCGCTGGCTCCATGCTCCATCATCACCCTTCCCCTGCTTGCAGGCAGTGCGCTTGGTTTGTCGATGGATTTGAGTGCTAAGCAGAAAAAAGTCTTTATTTACCAATACTCCTTTTTGTTTGTTTTGGGCTTGGTGATAAGCTTTTCATTGCTGATGCTTTTTGTCTCGAAAATGGGCATGATGCTCTCGTTTGCGCCCTTTTGGGCGTATCTTTTAGCATCCCTTGCTACCTTTGTTGTGGTGGCGTATGCGCTTGGATGGATTCAAGGGTTTGATAAAGACAAGGTGGCACGAAAGTTTTTAAAGTTCAAACTTTTAGGAGCCATCATCATCGGGCTGATTTTTGGGCTGGTGAGCACGCCGTGTGCTTCAGCACCTTTGGTGGCGATTATCACCATTGCAAGTCAAAGCGGTTGGGTCTATTCGTATGCCCTTGTTTTGGCGTTTGCATTGGGGCATGGTATGTTGCTTTTGGTGGCAGGAACCTCACTTGGCTTTACACAAAGTGTCGTTTCAAGTCGCAAGATTAATAAGGTGAGTCGTGTGATTAACGGCTTTTTTGTTGTGGTTTTGGTGGGAATTGGCGTTTATTTTCTCTACCAAAGTTACCGTGTTTTTTAG